From the Martelella mediterranea DSM 17316 genome, one window contains:
- a CDS encoding 2-hydroxyacid dehydrogenase, whose protein sequence is MRVTVFSAKPYDEEFLKAANEGRHELIFTEAGLHAPTAKLAAGSKAICAFVNDDLGASALSVLKDVGVELVALRCAGFNRLDLAAADRLGIAAARVPSYSPYAIAEHTLALVLTLNRKIHRAYNRVREGNFALNGLLGFDLHGKTIGVVGTGGIGRNVIRAFSGFGCEILAFDPFPNDEAMALGARYVDKQELLEKSEILTLHCPLTPETRHFIDEDAIASMRRCRMLVNTSRGGVVDTLAVIEGLKSGRIGALALDVYEEEDDLFFRDLSSTVIRDDIFARLLTFPNVLITGHQGFFTQEALFNIARTTIGNISAFEENGAALHPIGKR, encoded by the coding sequence ATGCGCGTCACCGTCTTTTCTGCCAAGCCCTATGACGAGGAATTTCTGAAAGCGGCCAATGAGGGCCGGCACGAACTGATCTTCACCGAGGCCGGGCTTCACGCCCCGACCGCGAAGCTTGCCGCCGGCTCGAAGGCGATCTGCGCCTTCGTCAACGATGATCTCGGGGCATCGGCGCTTTCGGTCCTGAAGGATGTGGGCGTCGAATTGGTGGCGCTCCGGTGCGCCGGCTTCAACCGGCTCGATCTCGCCGCTGCCGACCGGCTCGGTATCGCCGCCGCCCGGGTGCCGTCCTATTCACCCTATGCGATCGCCGAACACACGCTGGCGCTGGTGCTGACGCTGAACCGCAAGATCCACCGCGCCTATAACCGGGTGCGGGAGGGCAATTTCGCGCTCAACGGCCTGCTCGGCTTCGACCTTCACGGCAAGACGATCGGCGTGGTCGGCACGGGCGGCATCGGCCGCAATGTCATCCGCGCCTTTTCAGGCTTCGGTTGCGAAATCCTGGCCTTCGATCCGTTTCCCAATGACGAGGCGATGGCGCTCGGCGCGCGTTATGTGGACAAGCAGGAGCTTCTCGAAAAATCGGAAATCCTCACGCTGCACTGCCCGCTGACGCCGGAAACCCGCCATTTCATCGATGAGGACGCAATCGCTTCGATGAGGCGCTGCCGCATGCTGGTCAACACCAGCCGTGGCGGGGTGGTGGATACGCTCGCTGTGATCGAAGGTCTGAAATCGGGGCGAATCGGCGCGCTCGCCCTCGATGTCTATGAGGAGGAAGACGACCTGTTCTTCCGCGACCTGTCCTCCACGGTCATCCGCGACGATATCTTCGCCCGCCTTCTGACCTTCCCCAATGTCTTGATTACGGGCCATCAGGGCTTCTTCACCCAGGAGGCGCTTTTCAATATCGCCCGCACCACGATCGGCAATATCTCCGCGTTCGAGGAGAATGGCGCGGCGCTGCATCCGATCGGTAAAAGGTGA